Below is a genomic region from Streptomyces ferrugineus.
CGTCGTAGAGGCCGACGAGCATGGCCAACGAGAGCGCGTTCTTGGCCTGAGGCCTGTTGAGCGTGAGCACCAGTGTGGCGCCCTCGCGCTGCACGGTGAGGTGTTCCGTCCCACCCATCGCCCATCTCCCCTCTGAAAGAACGAGAACAGGTTGCAGGAGGCGCCGGGGCACTTCAAGGGTTTTCTGACAGGTAGTCAGATTTCTTGTGCGCGGACCCTTCACAGTTGTGCCGCCCTTTGCTCTGATGACCGGCACCGGTGGAGAGCGAGGGCAGGAGGAGCGGTGGAGTACAACCTTGCCGACCTGTTCGAGTCGGTCGTCGACGCGGTGCCGGACCGCGAGGCGCTCGTGTACATCGACCATCCCGGCACGGGTGCGGAGCGCCGTCTGACGTACGCCGAGCTGGACGCGGCCGCCAACCGGATCGGGCACCATCTGATCGACAGCGGGATACGCCCCGGCGAGCATCTCGGGCTCCACCTCTACAACGGCATCGAGTACCTCCAGACGGTGCTGGGCTGCCTGAAGGCGCGGATCGTGCCGGTCAACGTCAACTACCGCTACGTGGAAGAGGAGTTGGTCTACCTCTACCGGGACGCCGATCTGGTGGCCCTGGTCTTCGAGGCGGAGTTCGCCGACCGGGTGGCGGCGGCGCTGCCACGGGTGGACGGGCTGCGGCACCTGGTGCGGGTGGGCGGTGCGACGCCCGGTGCGGCCGAGGCACCGGTCGTGCCGGCCGTGGCCTTCGCGGACGCCGAGGCGGCCGGATCGCCCGAGCGGGGATTCCCGGCGCGGTCGGCGGACGACCAGTTCATCATCTACACCGGCGGCACCACCGGGATGCCCAAGGGCGTGATGTGGCGCCAGGAGGACCTGTTCTTCTCGGGCCTGGGCGGCGGCGCGCCGACCGGTGAGCCGGTGCGGAAGCCGGAGGAACTCGCCGAGCGCGTGGCGGCGAGCGGCGACGGCATCACCTTCTTCCCGACCGCCCCGCTGATGCACGGGACGTCCACGCTGACCGCCTTCATCGGCTTCAACTTCGGCCAACGCATCGTGATCCACCGCAAGTTCGCGCCGGAGGACGTCCTTCGCACCATCGAGAAGGAGAAGGTCACCAGCGTGTCGCTGGTCGGCGACGCGATGCTGCGGCCGCTGGTCGACGCGCTGAGCGGGCCTCTCAAGGGCACGGACTGCTCGTCGATGTTCAGCGTTTCGTCGTCCGGGGCGATCATGTCGGACACGGTGCGCCGGCAGTTCCAGGAGCTGGTCCCGAACGTGATGCTGCTGAACAACTTCGGCTCCTCCGAGTCCGGCTTCAACGGTACGGCGACGGAGGACTCCGGGCCCGAGCGCGGATTCCGCATCCGCGTCAACTCCCGTACGCAGGTGGTCGATCCGGCCACCCATGAGCCGGTCGCCGTGGGTGAGGTGGGCCGGGTCGCCCAGTGCGGCCATGTGCCGCTCGGCTACTACAACGACCCGCGGAAAACCGCCGAGACCTTCTTCGAGAAGGACGGCGAGCGCTGGGTGCTGCTCGGCGACATGGCCACCGTCGACGACGAAGGTGTCGTCACCGTGCTGGGGCGCGGCTCGCAGTGCATCAACACCGGGGGCGAGAAGGTGTACCCGGAGGAGGTCGAGCAGGCGCTCAAGTCCCACCCCGATGTGTACGACGCGCTGGTGGCCGGGGTGCCGGACGCCAGGTGGGGGCATCATGTGGCGGCGGTGGTGCAGTTGCGGACGGGCGCGGTACGGCCCTCCCTGGAGGACGTCCAGTCCCACTGCCGCACCCATCTCGCGGGCTACAAGATCCCTCGCCAGCTGGTGATCACGGACGTGATCCGGCGCTCGCCGAGCGGCAAGGCGGACTACCGGTGGGCTCGGGAGGTCGCGGCGGCTGCGGACGGGTGAATTCCGGGCAGGTCGGATTGAACCTAAGGTGACGTGCGGACGTACTCGTGGTGGCAGGCCCGGTGATCGGGCGCTGTTCGCCATGCCATCGCAAGACCGCACGGGAGGTCCTCCGGGTGTCGCAGGAGGCAACAGAGGCAGCAACACGGGAGTCGGAAGAAGCGGGGACGCCAGGGGCGGTCGATACGGCGGAGGCGGACAGCGGTGACGACGCTGTCTCGTCGGCCGACACAGACTCGTCCGCCGACACGGCCCAGGCGTCGGAGACGTCGGAAGCCGCCGATGAGCCTGAGGCCGCCCGCCCCGCACAGCCGTCCGGCTCCACGCCCCGCCCCGGCTGGTTCGGCTGGCGGCGCCGCTTCCCCCGTACGGCACAGGGCGTCGCCGTCGGCACGACCGTGCTGGCCGCCGCGCTCCTGCTGTTCGCGCTCCTCGTGCCCAACCGTCTCGAACGGCTCGGGCCCGACGCGTTCTTCCGCCTCCCGGCCGAGGGGATCCTGCTGGCGGGGCTGCTGCTGGCGGTGCCGCCGCGATCACGGCGGCTGTTGTCGGTGGCCTCGGGGGTGTTCCTGGGTCTGCTCACCGTCCTGAAGTTCGTCGACATGGGCTTCTACTCGGTGCTGGCCCGCCCCTTCGACCTGGTCCTGGACTGGATACTGCTGGACGACGCGGCGGAGTTCGTCCGGGAGTCCTTCGGCCGCACCGGACAGGTGCTCGCGGTGGTCGGGGTGATCGTGCTGCTCGTCGCGGTGCTCGTCCTCATGACGCTCGCGATGGTGCGCGTGACGAACCTGATGGTCCGCCATCGTGCCGTCGCCACCCGCACGACCCTGGTCCTCGGCACCGCGTGGATCACCTGTATGACCCTGAGCATCCAGATCGCCGGCGTCCCGCTCGCCACCAAGGGCAACGCCGAGTTCGTCAACAACCGCATCGACCAGGTGCAGGCGG
It encodes:
- a CDS encoding acyl-CoA synthetase, with product MEYNLADLFESVVDAVPDREALVYIDHPGTGAERRLTYAELDAAANRIGHHLIDSGIRPGEHLGLHLYNGIEYLQTVLGCLKARIVPVNVNYRYVEEELVYLYRDADLVALVFEAEFADRVAAALPRVDGLRHLVRVGGATPGAAEAPVVPAVAFADAEAAGSPERGFPARSADDQFIIYTGGTTGMPKGVMWRQEDLFFSGLGGGAPTGEPVRKPEELAERVAASGDGITFFPTAPLMHGTSTLTAFIGFNFGQRIVIHRKFAPEDVLRTIEKEKVTSVSLVGDAMLRPLVDALSGPLKGTDCSSMFSVSSSGAIMSDTVRRQFQELVPNVMLLNNFGSSESGFNGTATEDSGPERGFRIRVNSRTQVVDPATHEPVAVGEVGRVAQCGHVPLGYYNDPRKTAETFFEKDGERWVLLGDMATVDDEGVVTVLGRGSQCINTGGEKVYPEEVEQALKSHPDVYDALVAGVPDARWGHHVAAVVQLRTGAVRPSLEDVQSHCRTHLAGYKIPRQLVITDVIRRSPSGKADYRWAREVAAAADG